One genomic window of Notamacropus eugenii isolate mMacEug1 chromosome 6, mMacEug1.pri_v2, whole genome shotgun sequence includes the following:
- the CTR9 gene encoding RNA polymerase-associated protein CTR9 homolog, whose translation MSRGSIEIPLRDTDEVIELDFDQLPEGDEVISILKQEHTQLHIWIALALEYYKQGKTEDFVKLLEAARIDGNLDYRDHEKDQMTCLDTLAAYYVQQARKEKNKDNKKELITQATLLYTMADKIIMYDQNHLLGRACFCLLEGDKMDQADAQFHFVLNQSPNNIPALLGKACISFNKKDYRGALAYYKKALRTNPGCPAEVRLGMGHCFVKLNKLEKARLAFSRALELNSKCVGALVGLAVLELNNKEADSIKNGVQLLSRAYTIDPSNPMVLNHLANHFFFKKDYSKVQHLALHAFHNTEVEAMQAESCYQLARSFHVQEDYDQAFQYYYQATQFASSSFVLPFFGLGQMYIYRGDKENASQCFEKVLKAYPNNYETMKILGSLYAASEDQDKRDIAKGHLKKVTEQYPDDVEAWIELAQILEQTDIQGALSAYGTATRILQEKVQADVPPEILNNVGALHFRLGNLGEAKKYFLASLDRAKAEAEHDEHYYNAISVTTSYNLARLYEAMCEFHEAEKLYKNILREHPNYVDCYLRLGAMARDKGNFYEASDWFKEALQINQDHPDAWSLIGNLHLAKQEWGPGQKKFERILKQPSTQNDTYSMLALGNVWLQTLHQPTRDREKEKRHQDRALAIYKQVLRNDPKNLYAANGIGAVLAHKGYFREARDVFAQVREATADISDVWLNLAHIYVEQKQYISAVQMYENCLRKFYKHQNTEVVLYLARALFKCGKLQECKQTLLKARHVAPSDTVLMFNVALVLQRLATSVLKDEKSNLKEVLNAVKELELAHRYFSYLSKVGDKMRFDLALAATEARQCSDLLSQAQYHVARARKQDEEERELRAKQEQEKELLRQKLLKEQEEKRLREKEEQKKLLEQRAQYVEKTKNILMFTGEAEGTKEKKRGGGGGGGGRRSKKGGEFDEFVNDDTDEDMPVSKKKKKRKGSGSEQEGEEEEGERKKKKRRRPPKGDDGSDEEEAENGPRPKKQRRVPRAEKKKAPKPERLPPSMKGKIKSKAIISSSDDSSDEDKLKIADEGHARNSNSDSDDGDLHKKRVMSESDSDENPNQSGSEAGSPRRSSIQQSEEDSDSDRSAPKRRRSVSEQSDNESVQSGRSHSAGSDNESRPASPSADSDRESERASDNEASARGSGNDSEPEASNNEASERGSDDSD comes from the exons ATGTCGCGAGGCTCCATTGAGATTCCCCTCCGGGACACTGACGAG GTCATTGAACTTGACTTCGATCAGTTACCGGAGGGGGATGAAGTTATCAGTATTCTGAAACAGGAACATACTCAGCTGCACATATGGATCGCCTTAGCA CTGGAAtattacaaacaaggaaaaacagaagattttgtgAAGTTGTTGGAAGCAGCTCGAATTGATGGTAACCTGGATTATAGAGACCATGAAAAAGACCAGATGACTTGCTTAGATACATTGGCAGCTTACTATgttcagcaggccaggaaggaaaaaaataaggacaACAAGAAGGAGCTCATCACCCAGGCAACCTTGTTGTATACAATGGCTGACAAAATCATCATGTATGATCag AACCATTTATTGGGAAGAGCCTGCTTCTGTCTGTTGGAAGGTGACAAAATGGACCAGGCTGATGCACAGTTTCATTTTGTACTCAATCAGTCTCCAAATAATATACCAGCCCTTCTTG GTAAAGCTTGTATTTCATTCAACAAGAAAGATTACAGAGGGGCTCTTGCATACTATAAAAAAGCACTGCGCACCAACCCAGGATGTCCGG ctgaagTCCGCCTAGGAATGGGACATTGCTTCGTGAAACTGAACAAATTGGAGAAAGCTCGTCTGGCATTCAGCAGGGCCCTGGAGCTCAACTCCAAGTGTGTGGGAGCATTAGTTGGATTGGCTGTTCTAGAGCTCAATAATAAAGAG GCGGATTCTATCAAAAATGGCGTCCAGCTTCTTTCCCGAGCTTATACAATTGATCCTAGCAATCCTATGGTACTGAACCACTTGGCAAATCACTTTTTCTTCAAAAAG GATTACAGCAAAGTCCAGCACTTGGCCCTCCATGCCTTCCATAACACAGAGGTGGAAGCTATGCAGGCGGAGAGCTGTTATCAGCTGGCTAGGTCCTTCCACGTTCAGGAAGACTACGACCAAGCTTTCCAGTACTACTATCAGGCCACCCAGTTTGCCTCATCCTCCTTCGTATTACCCTTTTTTGGTTTGGGCCAGATGTACATTTACCGAGGGGACAAGGAGAATGCGTCTCAGTGCTTTGAGAAAGTCTTGAAAGCCTATCCCAACAATTATGAAACGATGAAAATTCTTGGCTCTCTCTATGCTGCCTCGGAAGATCAAGACAAACGAGACATTGCCAAG GGCCACTTGAAGAAAGTCACAGAGCAGTATCCAGATGATGTTGAGGCCTGGATTGAACTGGCACAAATCCTAGAACAGACCGACATACAG GGTGCCCTGTCCGCGTATGGAACAGCAACACGTATCCTACAAGAAAAGGTACAGGCCGATGTCCCACCAGAGATTCTGAATAATGTGGGTGCCCTCCATTTTAGGCTCGGAAATTTAGGGGAAGCAAAG aaatattttttggCATCTTTGGATCGTGCCAAGGCAGAAGCTGAGCATGATGAACATTACTATAATGCCATCTCAGTTACAACGTCGTACAATCTGGCCAGGCTTTATGAGGCAATGTGTGAATTCCATGAAGCAGAAAAgctgtacaaaaatatattacgAGAACATCCTAATTATGTTGACT GCTATTTGCGCTTGGGAGCAATGGCTAGAGATAAAGGAAACTTTTATGAGGCTTCAGATTGGTTTAAAGAAGCTCTTCAGATCAATCAG GATCATCCAGATGCTTGGTCTCTGATTGGCAATCTTCATTTGGCCAAGCAAGAGTGGGGTCCAGGTCAGAAGAAATTTGAAAGAATATTAAAGCAACCATCCACTCAAAATGACACCTATTCTATGCTGGCTCTTGGCAATGTTTGGCTACAAACTTTGCATCAACCCACCAGAGACCGAGAGAAG GAAAAGCGACATCAGGATCGTGCGCTAGCCATCTACAAGCAAGTCCTCAGAAACGATCCTAAGAACCTCTATGCTGCCAATGGCATAG GTGCTGTGCTGGCCCACAAAGGATATTTCCGTGAGGCTCGTGATGTATTTGCCCAAGTAAGAGAGGCAACCGCAGATATCAGTGATGTGTGGCTAAACTTAGCACACATCTATGTGGAGCAGAAGCAGTATATCAGTGCTGTTCAGATG tATGAAAACTGCCTCCGAAAGTTCTACAAACACCAGAACACAGAGGTGGTGCTGTATTTGGCCCGTGCCCTTTTCAAGTGTGGCAAACTGCAGGAATGCAAGCAGACTTTGCTCAAG GCTAGACATGTGGCACCCAGTGACACCGTCCTCATGTTCAACGTGGCTCTGGTACTTCAGAGGCTAGCTACGTCTGTCCTTAAGGATGAGAAGAGTAATCTTAAGGAGGTGCTTAATGCGGTTAAGGAACTGGAACTTGCCCACAG GTATTTTAGTTATTTGAGTAAAGTAGGAGACAAAATGAGATTTGACTTGGCCCTCGCTGCTACAGAAGCCAG GCAGTGCTCTGATTTACTGAGCCAGGCTCAGTACCACGTGGCCCGGGCACGTAAACAGGATGAAGAGGAAAGGGAGCTACGGGCGAAGCAGGAGCAGGAGAAAGAATTGTTACGGCAGAAACTGCTCAAGGAACAG GAAGAGAAGCGTCTTCGAGAGAAAGAAGAGCAGAAGAAGCTCCTGGAGCAGCGAGCCCAGTATGTTGAGAAGACCAAGAACATCCTCATGTTCACAGGAGAAGCTgagggaacaaaagaaaaaaagagaggtggTGGCGgcggaggtgggggcagg CGTTCTAAGAAGGGAGGTGAGTTTGATGAATTTGTCAATGATGACACTGATGAAGACATGCCTGTGtccaagaagaagaagaaaaggaaaggcagtGGCAGCGAacaagaaggggaagaggaggagggcgagaggaagaagaaaaagcgGAGGAG ACCACCCAAGGGAGATGATGGATCTGATGAGGAAGAAGCCGAAAATGGCCCCAGGCCGAAAAAGCAGCGTCGCGTACCTAGAGCAGAGAAGAAGAAGGCT cctaaGCCGGAACGGTTGCCTCCttcaatgaagggaaaaataaaatcaaaagccaTAATCTCATCAAGTGATGATTCTTCAGATGAAGATAAACTTAAAATTGCCGATGAGGG ACATGCCAGGAACAGCAATAGTGATTCAGATGATGGTGATCTACACAAGAAACGTGTGATGTCTGAGAGTGATTCTGATGAGAACCCAAATCAGTCTGGGAGTGAAGCGGGCAGCCCCCGGAGATCCAGCATACAGCAGTCGGAGGAGGATTCTGACAGTGACCGATCAGCTCCAAAGAGGCGACGCTCAGTGTCTGAACAGTCTGACAATGAGTCCGTTCAGTCAGGAAGGAGCCACTCCGCAGGTTCTGACAATGAGTCCCGGCCAGCTTCACCAAGTGCTGATTCAGACCGGGAGTCGGAGAGAGCCTCTGATAATGAGGCTTCCGCAAGGGGGTCTGGAAATGACTCGGAACCAGAGGCTTCCAACAATGAGGCCTCAGAACGGGGTTCTGATGATAGCGATTAG